From one Streptococcus oralis genomic stretch:
- the lepA gene encoding translation elongation factor 4, producing the protein MNLEELKKRQEKIRNFSIIAHIDHGKSTLADRILEKTETVSSREMQAQLLDSMDLERERGITIKLNAIELNYTAKDGETYIFHLIDTPGHVDFTYEVSRSLAACEGAILVVDAAQGIEAQTLANVYLALDNDLEILPVINKIDLPAADPERVRTEIEDVIGLDASEAVLASAKAGIGIEEILEQIVEKVPAPTGDVSAPLKALIFDSVYDAYRGVILQVRVMDGVVKPGDKIQLMSNGKTFDVTEVGIFTPKAVGRDFLATGDVGYIAASIKTVQDTRVGDTVTLASNPAAEPLDGYKQMNPMVFAGLYPIESNKYNDLREALEKLQLNDASLQFEPETSQALGFGFRCGFLGLLHMDVIQERLEREFNIDLIMTAPSVIYKVNQTDGESMDVSNPSEFPDPTKIVTIEEPYVKAQIMVPQEFVGAVMELAQRKRGDFVTMDYIDDNRVNVIYQIPLAEIVFDFFDKLKSSTRGYASFDYELSEYRPSKLVKMDILLNGDKVDALSFIVHKDFAYERGKLIVDKLKKIIPRQQFEVPIQAAIGHKIVARTDIKALRKNVLAKCYGGDVSRKRKLLEKQKAGKKRMKAIGSVEVPQEAFLSVLSMDEE; encoded by the coding sequence ATTTTGGAAAAGACGGAGACGGTTTCTAGTCGTGAAATGCAAGCCCAACTTCTGGATAGTATGGATCTTGAGCGTGAACGTGGGATTACCATTAAACTCAATGCCATTGAGCTTAATTACACTGCGAAAGATGGTGAGACCTATATTTTCCACTTGATTGACACGCCAGGGCACGTGGACTTTACCTATGAAGTGTCGCGTTCGCTAGCTGCCTGTGAAGGAGCAATTTTGGTGGTTGATGCGGCCCAAGGGATTGAGGCGCAAACTCTTGCTAACGTTTATTTAGCCTTGGATAATGATTTGGAAATTCTGCCTGTCATTAACAAGATTGACCTTCCAGCAGCCGATCCAGAGCGTGTGCGTACAGAGATTGAGGATGTCATCGGACTGGATGCCAGCGAAGCGGTCTTGGCTTCAGCCAAAGCTGGTATTGGTATTGAAGAAATTCTTGAGCAGATTGTTGAAAAAGTGCCAGCTCCAACTGGTGATGTTTCAGCTCCATTAAAAGCCTTAATTTTTGACTCAGTTTATGATGCTTATCGCGGGGTCATCCTCCAAGTGCGTGTTATGGACGGAGTGGTTAAACCTGGCGATAAAATTCAACTCATGAGCAATGGAAAGACCTTTGATGTGACTGAGGTCGGAATTTTTACACCGAAAGCAGTTGGTCGTGATTTCCTAGCGACAGGTGACGTTGGTTATATTGCGGCTTCTATCAAGACGGTTCAAGACACTCGTGTGGGTGATACAGTTACTCTAGCAAGTAATCCTGCAGCAGAACCACTAGACGGCTACAAGCAAATGAACCCCATGGTCTTTGCAGGTCTTTATCCAATCGAGTCAAACAAGTACAATGACCTACGTGAAGCCCTAGAAAAATTGCAGCTCAACGATGCCAGCTTGCAGTTTGAGCCAGAAACATCTCAGGCTCTTGGATTTGGTTTCCGTTGTGGATTCCTTGGACTTCTCCATATGGATGTTATCCAAGAGCGTTTAGAGCGCGAGTTCAATATTGACCTCATCATGACAGCTCCGTCTGTTATCTATAAGGTTAACCAAACTGATGGTGAATCTATGGATGTGTCTAACCCCTCTGAATTTCCAGATCCAACTAAGATTGTGACCATTGAAGAACCGTATGTCAAGGCGCAAATCATGGTACCGCAGGAGTTTGTCGGAGCAGTTATGGAACTAGCTCAGCGCAAGCGTGGGGATTTTGTGACCATGGACTATATTGATGATAATCGTGTCAATGTTATCTATCAAATTCCGCTTGCTGAAATTGTCTTTGACTTCTTTGATAAGCTTAAGTCTTCGACGCGTGGTTATGCAAGCTTTGACTACGAATTGTCAGAGTACCGCCCATCTAAACTGGTCAAAATGGATATCCTTCTCAATGGAGACAAGGTGGACGCCCTAAGCTTTATCGTTCACAAGGATTTTGCCTACGAACGTGGGAAACTCATCGTGGATAAGCTCAAGAAAATCATCCCTCGTCAACAATTTGAGGTACCAATCCAAGCAGCTATTGGGCACAAAATCGTGGCTCGTACTGATATCAAGGCCCTTCGTAAGAACGTACTTGCCAAATGTTATGGTGGTGACGTTTCTCGTAAACGCAAACTCCTTGAAAAACAAAAAGCTGGTAAGAAACGTATGAAAGCTATCGGATCAGTAGAAGTCCCACAAGAAGCCTTCCTTAGCGTCTTGAGCATGGATGAAGAATAG
- the dprA gene encoding DNA-processing protein DprA — MKITNYEIYKLRKAGLSNQQILTVLEYDETVDQELLLGDIAELSGCRNPAVFMERYFQIDDAQLEKEFQKFPSFSILDDCYPWDLSEIYDAPALLFYKGNLDLLKFPKVAVVGSRSCSSQGAKSVQKVIQGLENELIVVSGLAKGIDTAAHMAALQNGGRTIAVIGTGLDVFYPRANKRLQEHIGNHHLVLSEYGPGEEPLKFHFPARNRIIAGLCRGVIVAEARMRSGSLITCERAMEEGRDVFAIPGNILDGHSDGCHHLIQEGAKLISSGQDVLAEFEF, encoded by the coding sequence ATGAAGATCACAAACTATGAGATTTACAAATTGAGAAAAGCTGGGCTGAGCAATCAACAAATTTTAACTGTACTTGAATATGACGAGACTGTAGATCAGGAGCTCTTGCTAGGTGATATTGCGGAACTATCGGGGTGCCGTAATCCTGCAGTCTTTATGGAACGCTATTTCCAGATAGATGATGCACAGTTGGAGAAGGAGTTTCAGAAATTTCCATCCTTCTCGATTCTTGATGACTGTTATCCTTGGGATCTGAGTGAGATTTATGATGCTCCAGCACTCTTGTTTTATAAAGGAAATCTGGACTTGTTGAAGTTTCCGAAGGTTGCTGTTGTGGGGAGTCGTTCATGTTCAAGTCAGGGAGCAAAGTCGGTCCAGAAAGTCATTCAAGGTTTGGAAAACGAGTTAATTGTGGTCAGTGGTTTGGCCAAAGGGATTGATACGGCTGCCCATATGGCTGCACTCCAGAATGGAGGAAGAACGATTGCCGTCATTGGAACAGGCTTGGATGTTTTTTATCCCCGAGCCAATAAACGTTTGCAGGAACACATTGGTAATCACCATTTGGTACTTAGCGAGTACGGACCTGGTGAGGAACCCTTGAAATTTCACTTTCCAGCTCGTAATCGCATCATTGCAGGATTGTGTCGTGGAGTTATTGTAGCAGAGGCAAGGATGCGTTCAGGAAGTCTCATTACCTGTGAACGTGCTATGGAAGAAGGACGCGATGTTTTTGCTATTCCAGGAAACATTTTAGATGGCCATTCAGATGGCTGTCACCACCTGATTCAAGAGGGAGCAAAGCTGATTAGTAGCGGTCAAGATGTGTTGGCTGAGTTTGAATTTTAA
- the topA gene encoding type I DNA topoisomerase — MATATKKKKSTVKKNLVIVESPAKAKTIEKYLGRNYKVLASVGHIRDLKKSSMSVDIKNNYEPQYINIRGKGPLINDLKKEAKKANKVFLASDPDREGEAISWHLAHILNLDENDANRVVFNEITKDAVKNAFKEPRKIDMDLVDAQQARRVLDRLVGYSISPILWKKVKKGLSAGRVQSVALKLIIDRENEINAFQPEEYWTIDGVFKKGTKQFQASFYGMNGKKMKLTTNEEVKEVLSHLTSKDFTVDQVDKKERKRNAPLPYTTSTMQMDAANKINFRTRKTMMVAQQLYEGINIGSGVQGLITYMRTDSTRISPVAQNEAASYINDRFGSKYSKHGSKVKNASGAQDAHEAIRPSSVFNTPESIAKYLDKDQLKLYTLIWNRFVASQMTGAIFDTMAVKLSQNGVQFAANGSQVKFDGYLAIYNDSDKNKMLPDMAVGDVVKQVNSKPEQHFTQPPARYSEATLIKTLEENGVGRPSTYAPTIETIQKRYYVRLAAKRFEPTELGEIVNKLIVEYFPDIVNVTFTAEMEGKLDDVEVGKEQWQRVIDEFYKPFSKEVAKAESEMEKIQIKDEPAGFDCEVCGSPMVIKLGRFGKFYACSNFPDCRHTQAIVKEIGVECPSCHQGQIIERKTKRNRIFYGCNRYPECEFTSWDKPIGRDCPKCGHFLVEKKVRGGGKQVVCSNGDYEEEKIK; from the coding sequence GTGGCTACGGCAACAAAGAAGAAAAAATCAACAGTTAAAAAAAATCTAGTCATCGTGGAGTCGCCTGCCAAGGCGAAAACGATTGAGAAATATCTAGGCAGAAATTACAAAGTTTTAGCCAGTGTCGGGCATATCCGTGATTTGAAAAAATCCAGTATGTCAGTCGACATTAAAAATAACTATGAACCACAGTATATCAATATCCGAGGAAAAGGTCCTCTCATCAATGACTTAAAAAAAGAAGCTAAAAAGGCCAATAAAGTCTTTCTGGCGAGTGACCCGGACCGTGAAGGAGAAGCAATTTCCTGGCATTTGGCTCACATTCTCAACTTGGATGAAAATGATGCCAACCGTGTAGTCTTTAATGAAATCACCAAAGACGCAGTAAAAAATGCCTTTAAAGAACCTCGTAAGATTGATATGGACTTGGTCGACGCCCAACAAGCTCGTCGAGTCTTAGACCGCTTGGTAGGGTATTCGATTTCGCCTATTTTGTGGAAAAAGGTCAAGAAGGGCTTATCAGCAGGGCGTGTGCAGTCGGTTGCTCTTAAACTCATCATTGACCGTGAAAATGAAATCAATGCCTTCCAACCAGAAGAATACTGGACAATTGATGGTGTCTTTAAGAAGGGAACCAAACAATTTCAGGCTTCTTTTTATGGTATGAATGGCAAAAAGATGAAATTGACTACCAACGAAGAAGTCAAAGAAGTCTTGTCCCATTTGACTAGTAAAGATTTTACAGTAGACCAGGTAGATAAGAAAGAACGCAAACGCAATGCGCCCCTACCTTATACGACCTCAACCATGCAGATGGATGCGGCTAACAAAATTAATTTCCGTACTCGAAAGACTATGATGGTGGCTCAACAGCTCTATGAAGGGATCAATATCGGATCGGGCGTGCAAGGTTTGATTACCTATATGCGTACTGACTCGACTCGTATCAGTCCTGTGGCTCAGAACGAAGCTGCAAGCTACATTAACGACCGTTTTGGTAGCAAGTATTCCAAGCATGGTAGCAAGGTCAAGAATGCCTCAGGTGCTCAAGATGCCCACGAAGCCATTCGCCCATCTAGTGTCTTTAACACACCAGAAAGCATCGCTAAGTACTTGGACAAAGACCAGCTCAAGCTCTATACTCTTATCTGGAACCGTTTTGTGGCTAGCCAGATGACAGGCGCTATCTTTGATACCATGGCTGTTAAGCTTTCTCAAAATGGGGTTCAGTTTGCGGCAAATGGTAGTCAAGTTAAGTTTGATGGGTATCTTGCTATTTATAATGACTCTGACAAGAACAAAATGTTGCCAGATATGGCTGTTGGAGATGTGGTCAAGCAGGTCAATAGCAAGCCAGAACAACATTTCACTCAACCGCCAGCTCGCTATTCAGAAGCGACTCTTATCAAGACCTTGGAAGAAAATGGTGTTGGACGTCCTTCAACTTACGCTCCGACCATTGAAACTATCCAAAAACGTTACTACGTTCGTCTGGCAGCCAAACGTTTTGAACCAACAGAGTTGGGAGAAATTGTCAATAAACTCATCGTTGAATATTTCCCAGATATCGTAAACGTGACCTTCACAGCTGAAATGGAAGGAAAACTGGATGATGTCGAAGTTGGTAAAGAGCAGTGGCAACGGGTTATTGACGAATTTTATAAACCATTCTCCAAAGAAGTAGCCAAGGCTGAATCCGAAATGGAAAAAATCCAGATCAAGGATGAGCCAGCTGGGTTTGACTGTGAAGTTTGTGGCAGTCCAATGGTGATTAAGCTCGGTCGTTTTGGTAAATTCTATGCTTGTAGTAATTTCCCAGACTGCCGTCATACTCAGGCAATTGTCAAAGAGATTGGAGTCGAGTGTCCAAGCTGTCATCAAGGACAAATCATCGAACGCAAAACCAAGCGCAATCGTATCTTCTATGGTTGCAATCGTTACCCAGAATGTGAGTTTACTTCCTGGGACAAACCAATTGGCCGTGACTGTCCAAAATGCGGACACTTCCTTGTGGAGAAAAAAGTCCGTGGTGGTGGTAAGCAGGTTGTATGTAGTAATGGCGACTACGAAGAGGAAAAAATTAAATAA
- a CDS encoding YbaN family protein translates to MRLIYLSIGFISLALAVIGVVLPLLPTTPFLLLAIACFSKSSKRFEDWLYHTKLYQTYVADFRETKSIARERKKKIIVSIYILMGISIYVAPLLPVKIGLGALTVFITYYLFKVIPDKE, encoded by the coding sequence ATGCGTCTCATTTACCTCAGTATTGGCTTTATTTCACTGGCTTTAGCTGTTATTGGAGTTGTCCTACCACTTTTACCAACAACTCCCTTTCTTTTGTTAGCTATCGCTTGCTTTTCAAAATCTTCTAAGCGTTTTGAAGATTGGCTTTATCATACAAAGCTTTATCAGACTTATGTAGCTGATTTTCGGGAAACCAAGTCAATCGCGCGAGAACGTAAGAAAAAAATCATCGTATCTATCTATATCTTGATGGGGATTTCTATTTATGTTGCCCCTCTTTTACCAGTCAAAATTGGTCTGGGAGCCTTGACTGTCTTTATCACCTACTATCTCTTTAAAGTCATTCCTGACAAAGAATAG
- a CDS encoding copper homeostasis protein CutC, whose amino-acid sequence MIYEFCAENVTLLEKAMQAGARRIELCDNLAVGGTTPSYGVTKAAVELAANYDTTIMTMIRPRGGDFVYTDPEIEIMLEDIRLTAQAGSQGVVFGALTADKKLDKTNLEKLIAASKGMEIVFHMAFDELSDEDQLEAIDWLSQAGVTRILTRAGLSGDSLEKRFDHYHRILEHAAGKIEILPGGGIDLDNRQIFIDQLRVTQLHGTKVVF is encoded by the coding sequence ATGATTTACGAATTTTGTGCTGAAAATGTGACCTTGCTTGAAAAAGCGATGCAGGCTGGAGCTCGTCGAATCGAACTTTGTGACAATCTAGCAGTGGGAGGAACAACACCTAGCTATGGAGTAACCAAGGCAGCGGTTGAACTGGCAGCTAACTACGACACCACTATCATGACTATGATTCGTCCCCGTGGTGGCGACTTTGTCTATACTGATCCTGAAATAGAGATCATGCTAGAAGATATTCGTTTGACTGCGCAAGCTGGAAGCCAAGGTGTTGTATTTGGTGCTTTAACTGCTGATAAGAAGTTGGATAAGACTAATCTTGAGAAGTTGATTGCCGCATCTAAAGGAATGGAAATTGTCTTTCACATGGCCTTTGATGAATTGAGTGATGAAGACCAGTTGGAAGCCATTGACTGGCTCAGCCAAGCCGGTGTCACTCGTATCTTGACTCGTGCTGGTCTATCTGGCGACTCGCTAGAAAAACGTTTTGATCACTATCACAGAATTCTAGAACATGCTGCTGGTAAAATTGAAATTCTACCAGGTGGGGGAATTGACTTGGACAACCGCCAAATCTTTATCGACCAGCTACGCGTGACACAATTACATGGGACTAAGGTTGTCTTTTAA
- a CDS encoding MmcQ/YjbR family DNA-binding protein, with product MFEIFKSYQFNQEKASVYGFIENEGVWTYSFQILDGDFVMTVSITTDNVSFQVFDQETGDLYPQVHMESMRGTFVGCVRQACLEILYQVRQSCFDVQDFICPQTKRIMAQVQKKYGNQLEYLWEKSPDTAVLRHEDSKKWYAVMMRIPWDKLEKGREGLVEAVNLKHDQVADLLSQKGIYPAFHMNKRYWISLALDDTLSDDDVLDLLEISWNLTLKK from the coding sequence ATGTTTGAAATTTTTAAATCTTACCAGTTTAATCAAGAAAAAGCCAGTGTCTACGGTTTTATAGAAAATGAGGGAGTCTGGACCTACAGTTTCCAGATTTTAGATGGAGACTTTGTCATGACTGTGTCCATCACAACGGATAATGTGAGCTTTCAAGTTTTTGATCAGGAGACTGGTGACCTCTATCCTCAAGTACATATGGAAAGCATGAGAGGGACTTTTGTCGGATGTGTTCGTCAAGCTTGTTTGGAGATTCTCTATCAGGTTCGTCAGTCCTGTTTTGACGTGCAAGATTTTATCTGTCCCCAGACCAAGCGTATCATGGCTCAGGTTCAGAAAAAATATGGCAATCAGTTGGAATATCTATGGGAAAAATCACCTGATACAGCAGTATTACGTCATGAAGACAGTAAAAAGTGGTATGCTGTTATGATGAGAATCCCATGGGATAAGCTGGAAAAGGGGAGAGAAGGGCTAGTCGAAGCAGTCAACCTCAAACACGATCAAGTAGCTGATTTACTTTCACAAAAAGGCATTTATCCTGCCTTTCATATGAACAAACGCTACTGGATTAGTCTTGCTCTTGATGATACTTTATCGGATGATGACGTTCTAGATTTGCTAGAAATCAGTTGGAATTTGACATTGAAAAAATAA
- a CDS encoding 2-isopropylmalate synthase — MRKVEFFDTSLRDGEQTPGVNFSIKEKVSIARQLEKWGISVIEAGFPAASPDSFIAVQEIAKAMKKTAVTGLARSVKSDIDACYEALKDAKYPQIHVFIATSPIHRKYKLNKSKEEILEAIKKHVSYARSKFEIVEFSPEDATRTELDFLLQVVQTAVDAGASYINIPDTVGFTTPEEFARIFDYLTENIKSDHKVVFGVHCHDDLGMATANTLTAIKHGAGRVQGTINGIGERAGNVALEEVAVALKIREDFFQATSDIVLDETMNTSEMVSRFSGIPVPKNKAVVGGNAFSHESGIHQDGVLKNPLTYEIITPELVGVKSNSLPLGKLSGRHAFVEKLRELALDFTEEDIKPLFAKFKALADKKQEITDADIRALVAGTMVENPEGFHFDDLQLQTHADNDIEALVSLANMDGEKVEFNATGQGSVEAIFNAIDKFFNQSVRLVSYTIDAVTDGIDAQARVLVTVENRDTETIFNAAGLDFDVLKASAIAYINANTFVQKENAGEMGRSVSYRDMPSV; from the coding sequence ATGCGTAAAGTTGAATTTTTTGATACAAGCCTTCGTGATGGGGAACAAACACCTGGTGTTAACTTCTCAATAAAGGAAAAAGTTTCCATTGCAAGACAGCTGGAGAAATGGGGAATTTCTGTAATTGAAGCTGGTTTTCCGGCTGCTAGTCCAGATTCATTTATAGCTGTTCAAGAAATTGCTAAAGCCATGAAAAAAACAGCAGTGACAGGATTAGCTCGTTCTGTAAAATCTGATATTGATGCTTGTTATGAGGCGCTTAAGGATGCCAAATATCCTCAAATTCATGTCTTTATCGCTACCAGTCCGATTCACCGCAAGTATAAGCTCAATAAAAGCAAGGAAGAGATTTTAGAAGCTATCAAGAAACATGTTTCTTATGCACGTTCTAAGTTTGAAATCGTCGAATTCTCTCCTGAAGATGCGACTAGAACAGAGTTGGATTTCCTCTTGCAAGTCGTTCAAACAGCGGTCGATGCAGGTGCATCTTATATCAATATCCCTGACACAGTTGGCTTTACGACTCCAGAAGAGTTTGCACGTATCTTTGATTACTTGACTGAAAATATTAAATCAGATCATAAAGTTGTCTTTGGTGTTCACTGTCACGATGATCTCGGTATGGCAACTGCAAATACTTTGACAGCAATTAAACACGGTGCTGGACGTGTCCAGGGAACTATTAATGGTATCGGTGAACGCGCAGGTAATGTTGCTCTTGAAGAAGTAGCTGTTGCTTTGAAGATTCGTGAGGATTTCTTCCAAGCAACTAGTGATATTGTTTTGGATGAAACAATGAATACGTCTGAAATGGTTTCTCGCTTTTCTGGTATTCCAGTTCCTAAAAACAAGGCTGTCGTTGGTGGCAATGCCTTCTCTCATGAATCTGGTATTCACCAAGATGGAGTCCTTAAAAATCCTCTCACTTATGAGATCATCACACCTGAATTGGTCGGTGTCAAGAGTAATAGTCTTCCGCTTGGAAAATTGTCAGGTCGCCATGCCTTTGTTGAAAAACTAAGAGAACTGGCCCTAGATTTTACAGAAGAGGATATCAAACCACTCTTCGCTAAGTTCAAGGCACTAGCGGACAAGAAACAAGAAATCACAGATGCAGATATTCGAGCTCTGGTAGCTGGAACCATGGTTGAAAACCCAGAAGGCTTCCACTTTGATGATTTACAACTTCAAACTCATGCAGATAATGACATTGAAGCTCTCGTTAGCCTGGCCAATATGGATGGTGAGAAAGTCGAATTTAATGCAACAGGGCAAGGCTCTGTTGAAGCGATCTTTAACGCTATCGATAAGTTCTTTAACCAATCTGTTCGTTTGGTGTCCTATACTATTGACGCGGTGACAGATGGAATTGATGCCCAGGCTCGGGTCTTGGTCACTGTTGAAAACAGAGATACAGAGACTATCTTTAACGCAGCAGGTCTTGATTTCGATGTACTGAAAGCTTCGGCTATTGCCTACATCAATGCCAATACCTTTGTTCAAAAAGAGAATGCAGGTGAGATGGGGCGCAGCGTTTCCTACCGAGACATGCCTAGTGTGTAA
- the leuB gene encoding 3-isopropylmalate dehydrogenase, whose amino-acid sequence MTKKIVALAGDGIGPEIMEAGLAVLEALASKTGFDYEIDRRPFGGAGIDAAGHPLPDATLKASREADAILLAAIGSPQYDRAAIRPEQGLLALRKELNLYANIRPVKIFDSLKHLSPLKPERIAGVDFVVVRELTGGIYFGDHILEERKARDINDYSYEEVERIIRKAFEIARSRRKIVTSIDKQNVLATSKLWRRVAEEVAQDFPDVTLEHQLVDSAAMLMITNPAKFDVIVTENLFGDILSDESSVLSGTLGVMPSASHSENGPSLYEPIHGSAPDIAGQGIANPISMILSVAMMLRDSFGRYEDAERIEHAVEASLAAGILTRDIGGPASTKEMTEAIIERL is encoded by the coding sequence ATGACAAAGAAAATAGTAGCTCTAGCAGGGGATGGAATCGGTCCAGAAATTATGGAAGCTGGTTTAGCGGTTCTGGAAGCTCTAGCTTCAAAAACAGGTTTTGACTATGAGATAGACAGACGCCCCTTTGGAGGTGCAGGTATTGATGCTGCAGGGCATCCCTTACCTGATGCGACCCTCAAGGCAAGTAGAGAAGCAGATGCTATTCTCCTTGCAGCTATCGGTAGTCCCCAGTATGATAGGGCAGCGATTCGGCCTGAACAAGGCTTGCTAGCTCTTCGTAAGGAACTCAATCTCTATGCCAATATTCGACCTGTAAAAATCTTTGACAGTCTTAAGCATTTGTCACCTCTCAAACCTGAACGAATTGCTGGTGTAGACTTTGTCGTGGTGCGTGAGTTGACAGGTGGAATTTACTTTGGAGATCATATCCTTGAAGAGCGAAAAGCGCGTGATATCAACGACTATAGCTATGAGGAAGTAGAGCGGATTATTCGCAAGGCATTTGAAATCGCAAGAAGTCGGAGAAAAATCGTTACTAGTATCGATAAGCAAAATGTTCTAGCGACATCAAAACTCTGGCGCAGAGTAGCTGAGGAAGTCGCGCAAGATTTTCCAGATGTAACCTTGGAGCACCAGTTGGTGGACTCAGCTGCCATGCTCATGATTACCAATCCTGCTAAGTTCGATGTCATCGTGACAGAGAATCTTTTCGGAGATATCTTATCTGATGAATCAAGCGTTCTATCTGGCACGCTTGGAGTCATGCCATCAGCCAGTCATTCTGAAAATGGACCAAGTCTCTATGAGCCCATTCACGGTTCAGCTCCTGATATTGCAGGTCAAGGAATTGCCAATCCTATTTCTATGATTTTGTCAGTTGCCATGATGTTGAGAGATAGTTTCGGACGTTATGAGGATGCAGAGCGTATCGAACATGCTGTTGAAGCTAGTTTAGCGGCTGGCATTTTAACAAGAGATATTGGAGGACCGGCTTCGACCAAGGAAATGACAGAAGCCATCATTGAAAGATTATGA
- a CDS encoding DUF1294 domain-containing protein, whose product MKINEGITLAFLIWNLLIFLIYGIDKSKARRGAWRVPEKILLILAFTCGGFGAWLAGITFHHKTRKWYFKTVWFLGMVTTLVALYFIWR is encoded by the coding sequence ATGAAGATAAATGAAGGAATCACGCTTGCCTTCTTGATTTGGAATTTGCTGATTTTCTTGATTTATGGCATTGACAAATCCAAGGCAAGAAGAGGTGCTTGGCGCGTCCCAGAGAAAATCTTACTCATTTTAGCCTTTACTTGTGGTGGTTTTGGTGCCTGGTTGGCAGGAATCACCTTTCACCACAAGACTAGAAAATGGTATTTTAAAACAGTTTGGTTTCTCGGGATGGTGACCACACTAGTAGCCTTATATTTTATTTGGAGGTAA
- the leuC gene encoding 3-isopropylmalate dehydratase large subunit — MAGKSIFDKLWDRHVITGEEGQPQLMYVDQHYIHEVTSPQAFQGLRDAGRRLRRPDLTFGTFDHNVPTVNIYDIRDVISKAQIDKLAENVEEFGIEHAAHGSEKQGIVHMVGPETGRTQPGKFIVCGDSHTATHGAFGAIAFGIGTSEVEHVFATQTLWQVKPKKMLVEFTGVPQKGVYSKDYILALIAKYGVACGVGYVVEYRGQAIDALTMEERMTICNMSIEFGSKMGIMNPDQTTYDYLKGRECVPEAFEEAVADWKTLVSDEDAVYDKVIQMDVSDLAPMVTWGTNPAMGVDFDSSFPEIKDMNDERAYHYMNLEPGQKPEDIELGYIFIGSCTNARLSDLQLAARFVKGKKIAPNLTAIVVPGSRPVKRAAEKLGLDKVFLDAGFEWRDPGCSMCLGMNPDKVPDGVHCASTSNRNFEDRQGFGAKTHLCSPAMAAAAAIAGRFVDVRKMPEAQ, encoded by the coding sequence ATGGCAGGAAAATCAATTTTTGATAAATTATGGGACCGTCATGTTATCACAGGAGAAGAAGGGCAGCCCCAACTCATGTATGTGGATCAGCACTATATTCATGAAGTGACCAGTCCCCAAGCTTTTCAAGGATTACGAGATGCAGGTCGCAGATTGAGACGGCCAGACTTGACATTTGGAACCTTTGATCACAATGTACCAACGGTCAATATCTACGATATTCGAGATGTGATTTCTAAGGCTCAAATTGATAAGCTTGCTGAAAATGTTGAGGAGTTTGGGATTGAACATGCTGCCCACGGTTCTGAAAAGCAGGGCATCGTTCACATGGTTGGTCCAGAAACAGGACGGACGCAACCAGGAAAATTCATCGTCTGTGGAGATAGCCACACAGCTACCCACGGAGCTTTCGGAGCTATCGCCTTTGGGATTGGGACCAGTGAGGTTGAGCATGTCTTTGCTACCCAGACACTCTGGCAAGTTAAACCCAAGAAAATGCTGGTAGAATTCACTGGTGTTCCTCAAAAAGGAGTTTATTCTAAGGATTACATTCTCGCCTTAATTGCCAAGTATGGCGTTGCTTGTGGTGTTGGCTATGTGGTGGAATATCGTGGGCAAGCGATTGATGCTCTGACCATGGAAGAGCGAATGACCATCTGCAATATGTCCATCGAGTTTGGTTCGAAGATGGGAATCATGAATCCAGATCAGACTACCTATGACTATCTCAAGGGACGGGAATGCGTTCCCGAAGCTTTCGAGGAGGCTGTTGCTGACTGGAAGACGCTTGTCAGCGATGAGGATGCTGTTTATGATAAGGTTATCCAGATGGATGTCTCAGACTTGGCTCCTATGGTGACCTGGGGAACCAATCCTGCTATGGGCGTTGACTTTGACAGTAGCTTCCCAGAAATTAAGGATATGAATGATGAACGAGCTTATCATTACATGAACTTGGAACCTGGTCAAAAGCCAGAGGATATTGAGCTAGGCTATATCTTTATCGGGTCTTGTACCAATGCTCGACTCAGTGACTTGCAACTGGCTGCGCGATTTGTCAAAGGGAAGAAAATTGCTCCCAATCTAACAGCAATTGTAGTTCCGGGCTCTCGTCCTGTGAAACGAGCTGCTGAGAAGTTGGGCTTGGACAAAGTCTTTCTAGATGCTGGTTTTGAGTGGAGAGACCCAGGTTGCTCCATGTGTCTAGGGATGAATCCCGACAAGGTACCTGATGGCGTCCATTGTGCTTCAACCAGTAACCGCAACTTTGAAGATAGACAGGGATTTGGTGCTAAGACCCATCTCTGCAGTCCAGCCATGGCAGCTGCAGCGGCTATCGCAGGGCGCTTCGTAGATGTTCGGAAAATGCCAGAGGCCCAGTAA